A genomic segment from Rhinatrema bivittatum chromosome 19, aRhiBiv1.1, whole genome shotgun sequence encodes:
- the IER2 gene encoding immediate early response gene 2 protein: protein MERQREQQQEEAQRIMTLSVCKLYQWRVQRGGLRLHRSLQLSQVMRSARDLYLAAGSPPTEPARPSRKRRGCSLGAGGNELVPSKRARLGESQAGAEAQPQDGPFPSLARVLQSRTRCLPPRGGLPPLLPTAVAF, encoded by the coding sequence ATGGAACGTCAgcgggagcagcagcaggaggaggcgcAGCGCATCATGACCCTCTCCGTCTGCAAGCTCTACCAGTGGCGGGTGCAGCGCGGCGGTCTCCGCCTGCACCGCAGCCTGCAGCTCTCGCAGGTCATGCGCAGCGCCCGCGATCTCTACCTGGCGGCCGGCAGCCCGCCCACGGAGCCGGCCCGCCCCAGCCGTAAGCGCCGCGGCTGCAGCCTGGGAGCCGGCGGCAACGAGCTGGTGCCCAGCAAGCGGGCGCGGCTAGGGGAGAGCCAGGCGGGCGCCGAAGCCCAGCCCCAGGAtgggcccttccccagcctagcCCGGGTGCTTCAGAGCCGGACCCGCTGCCTTCCGCCTCGGGGAGGGCTGCCCCCACTGCTGCCCACCGCCGTGGCTTTCTGA